TACAGCGTAAAAGAGGGTAAAAGCGCGTGGTGGAAGTGGCGGTACATTGCAGAGTGTCTATTCTTAAAGAGAAAGTCTTTTATTTCAATTACCTGAAATTTTCTGCATGGGAGGCAACATGGGTTTCTGGCGCATTGTCCTGACGATTATTCTTCCGCCGCTCGGCGTGCTGCTGGGCAAAGGCTTTGGCTGGGCATTTATCATCAATATCCTGCT
The Kosakonia oryzae genome window above contains:
- a CDS encoding YqaE/Pmp3 family membrane protein translates to MGFWRIVLTIILPPLGVLLGKGFGWAFIINILLTLLGYVPGLIHAFWVQTRD